GCGGCGGGTGGTCGTGCAATAGCGCCGCGCGCGCGACGTCTGCGATCGTAGCGGGGAAGCGCATCGCCGTGTCGGGGGCAGATTCCGGCTGGCAATCGTTCCGCAATGACAAGGGCGGCCCCTTGCGGGACCGCCCTCATTACACGAATCATCGCTGCCCTATTGCTGGGTCAGGTCCTGGTTCTTCACCTCGCCGCCGGTGCCGCTGTTGCCGTCGAATTCGCCGGTATCGGTGAAGCGTACCGGTTCGCTGCCGCCTTCGCCGCGGGCGACGGCGTCGGCACGGGCCTCTACGGCCTGCTGGATGTCGGGGCGTTCGTCGTCACGCACCGCGTCGGGAGCGGCGTCCGGCGCGTCGTCCGGGATCGCATCGACGTTGGGATCGGTGTCGGCCATCGTCAGATCTCCGCCGGCTGCGCGGTGCCGGGGTCGCCGGCGGGCATGCCGGGCGAGGGCACGTCGATGTCGGGGGCCGGCGTCGTCACCTCGGGCGGCGGGCTGTCGGGCTGCACCGGCTGGGGCGTGGGGGCGGGTGTTTCGGGCGGGGGTTGCGTGGCCATGATGGACTCTCCTTCATGGCGCTCAACGCCTCGAATCCACCGCGGTTGCCTCTTTGCTTGCTAGACGGCGCCACGCTGGTATAGACGCGCGCCCAACGGCGGGTCCTTCGTGCGGGCGTGGCGGAATTGGTAGACGCAGCAGGTTTAGGTCCTGCCATCGCAAGATGTGGGGGTTCGAGTCCCTTCGCCCGCACCAGTCCCGCCGGTTCCATGGCGGGGCGGCAGCCTTAAAGAATTTACGTCAGATTTCTCAAGATTGAAGGCCGGATATGCAGACTGTCGAGACGTTGAACGAGGGCCTGAAGCGCGCCTACACGCTGACCATCACCGCCAAGGATGTCGATGCCAAGGTCGATGCCGAAGTGAAGCGCGTCGCGCCGCAGGTGAAGATGCCCGGCTTCCGCCCCGGCAAGGTGCCGGCGAACCTGGTGCGCAAGATGCACGGTGAATCGCTTGCCGCCGACGCGCTCAACACCGCGATCCAGCAGGGCGTCCAGCAGCTGCTCGCCGACCATGCCCTGCGTCCCGCGATGCAGCCTTCGGTCGCGCTGAACGATGATTACGCACCGGGCAAGGATGCGGTCGTCACCGTCGAGCTGGAAGTGCTGCCGACCGTGCCAGCCCCGGCGATCGACGCGCTGAAGCTGGAGCGCCTGACGGTGCCGGTCGCCGACGCGCTGGTCGACGAGCAGCTGCAGAAGTTCGCCGACCAGTCGAAGAAGTGGAACGACGCCGACGACAAGGCCGCCGAGATGGGCGACCTCGTCACCGTCGATTTCGTCGGCAAGACCAGCGATGGCGTCGCCTTCGATGGCGGCACCGGGACCGATATGGGCGTCGAGCTCGGCTCGGGCCGGCTGATCCCGGGGTTCGAAGACCAGCTCGTCGGCGTGAAGACCGGCGAGGAGAAGACGCTGAACGTCACCTTCCCCGAGGATTACGGCGCCAAGGACCTCGCCGGGCAGCCCGCGACGTTCGACATCACCGTCAAGAAGATCCAGGTCGCCGGCGAAAGCGCGATCGACGAGGATCTGGCCAAGAACCTGGGCCTCGAAAGCCTGGAGCAGCTGCGCGGCCTCATCAAGGGGCAGATCGAGCAGGAGCATAACGGCCTGACGCGCACCCATATGAAGCGCAAGCTGCTCGACCAGCTGGCCGAGGGGCATGATTTCGAAGTGCCGCCGTCGATGGTGGAGGCGGAATTCGCGCAGATCTGGCAGCAGCTGGAGCATGAGGCGACCCACGAGGAAGATCCCGCCGCGGCGCTGGCCGAGATGGAATCGGAGCGCGACGATTACCGCAAGATCGCCGAGCGCCGCGTGCGCCTGGGCCTCCTGCTGTCCGAGATCGGTCAGGCCAACGGCGTCGAGGTCAGCCAGCAGGAAATGAACCGCCTGATCGCGCAGGCCGCGCAGCAGTATCGCGGCGAGGACCAGCAGCGCTTCATCCAGTACGTCCAGCAGGAGCCGATGGCGGCCGCCCAGCTGCGCGCGCCGCTGTACGAGGACAAGGTCGTCGACTTCCTGTTCGAGAAGGCCGACGTGACCGATCGCGACGCGACCCGCGAGGAGCTGGAAGCCGCGATCGAGAGCGAGGACGGTTTCGCGACCGGCACGCACAGCCACGACCACGACAACCACAAGCCGCGCGCCAAGAAGGCGAAGGCCGAGGGTGCCGCTGGCGAGGCCAAGCCCAAGAAGGCTGCGGCCAAGAAGCCGGTCGCGCAGGACGACAATGCCGGTGCCGAGGTCGAGCCGGCGGAAGCTCCGGCCGACGAGGCGCCCGCCAAGAAGCCGCGCGCCAAGAAGGCCGCTGCGCCGGTCGAGGCAGAGACGCAGGTGACCGAATCGTCGCCGGTCGCGGCCGAGGCGGCCGAGGGCACCGAAGCCGCCGACGCGCCCGCGAAGAAGCCGCGCGCGAAGAAGGCGGCGGCGAAGACCGAAGGCTGAATGTGATCGGGGGAGGGGTTCGATACCCTTCCCCCATAGCCGTCATCCCCGCGCAGGCGGGGATCCAGACGCGCGGGTTTCCCGAAGTATCGGGACGGTAGCGTTTATGGATCCCCGCCTGCGCGGGGATGACGTATCCGGGATAGGGCGGCGTGTCTGTCGCAGCCAAGGGAAGGCGCTAGAGACAGTGACGCAGCCGACCATCGCCGTCCTGCTACCCTGCTACAACGAAGCCGCGGCGATCGCGCAGACCGTGGCGGGCTTTCGCGCCGCGCTGCCGGATGCGACCATCTATGTCTACGACAACAATTCGACCGATGCGACGATCGCCGTCGCGCGCGACGCCGGCGCCGTGGTCCGCAGCGAGCGCATCCAGGGCAAGGGCAATGTCGTGCGCCGGATGTTCGCGGACATCGATGCCGACGTTTATGTGATGGCGGACGGCGATGCGACCTATGATGCCGCATCCGCCCCCGCCCTGGTCGCGCGGCTGCTGGGCGAGCAATGCGACATGATCGTCGGCAGCCGGGTCAGCCAGGTGCAGGAAAGCTATCGCCGCGGCCACCGGTTCGGCAATGCGGTACTGACCGGCATGCTGGCGCGGCTGTTCGGGCGCAGCTTCACCGATATCCTGTCCGGCTATCGCGTCTTTTCCCGCCGCTTCGTCAAGAGCTTCCCGTCGCTGTCGTCGGGGTTCGAGATCGAGACCGAGATCAGCGTCCACGCGCTCGAACTGAAGATGCCCTGCGCCGAGGTGGAAACGCCCTATTATGCGCGGCCGGAGGGGTCCGCATCGAAGCTCAGCACTTATGGCGACGGCTTTCGCATCCTCGGCACGATCCTGACGCTGTATCGGATCGAACGGCCGCTGCTGTTCTTCGGCGCGATCGGCGTGCTGTTCGCCGCGCTGGGGGTCGTGCTCGGCGTGCCGCTGGCGCTCACCTATATGCAGACGCATCTGGTGCCGCGCTTCCCCACCGCCATCCTCATCACCGGCCTGATGATCATCGCCGCGCTGTGCGTCTTTGCCGGGCTGATCCTCGATACCGTGGTGCGGGGGCGGCGCGAAGTGCGGCGGCTGGCCTATCTGGCGCATCCGGCACCGGCCAGCGGGGCTTGAAGTCGCTCACGAGAGCGCCGATGTTGGCGGCTCTGAGGGCATAAGAGAGATTTCCATGCACAATCCGTTCGAGACCGGCGACTTCATGAGCCCGATCGCCCACGCCGGCCTTGGCTTGCAGCAGACGCAAGCGGGTCTGGTGCCGATCGTCATCGAACAGTCGAACCGCGGCGAGCGTTCCTTCGACATCTTCAGCCGCCTGCTGCGCGAGCGCATCATCTTCGTCACCGGCGGGGTGGAGGACGGCATGGCCAGCCTCATCACCGCGCAGCTGCTCTTCCTCGAGTCCGAGAACCCGAAGAAGGACATCTTCATGTACATCAACTCGCCGGGCGGCGTCGTCACGGCGGGCATGGCGATCCACGACACCATGCAGTACATCCGGCCGCGCGTCGGCACGGTGTGCATCGGCCAGGCGGCATCGATGGGCAGCTTTCTGCTGGCATCGGGCGAGCCGGGCATGCGCGTGGCGCTGACCAACGCACGGATCATGATCCACCAGCCGTCGGGCGGCGCGCAGGGCATGGCGTCCGACATCGAGATCCAGGCGAAGGAAATCCTGCGCATCCGGGCGCGGATGAACCAGCTGTATGCGCAGTACACCGGACAGCCGATCGAGGAGATCGAGCGTCGCATGGACCGCGATACGTTCCTGGAAGCCAACGAGGCCAAGGACTTCGGCCTGGTCGACGAGGTGTTCGACAAGCGTCCCGCACCGACCGAGGACGTCGCCAGGGCGGCGTAAGGGCGCGGAGACGCGCCGGATCGTTCCATTAGGGACGTTTGGGCGTTGTGGTTTGCGTAATGGCCGGGCTACCATACCCGGCCTCACCAGCGGGTCCGATCCCGCGACAAGGAAGTGTGAATGACGAAATTGAGCGGTGGCGACTCGAAGAGCACCCTCTACTGCTCGTTCTGCGGCAAGTCGCAGCACGAGGTGCGCAAGCTCATCGCAGGACCGACCGTGTTCATCTGCGACGAGTGCGTCGAGCTGTGCAACGACATCATCCGCGAGGAGACGAAGTCGGCGCTGGTCAGCAAGAAGGACGGCGGCGTGCCGACCCCGCAGGAAATCTGCGACGTGCTCGACGATTACGTCATCGGCCAGAAGCAGGCCAAGCGCGTGCTGTCGGTGGCGGTGCACAACCATTACAAGCGGTTGAACCATGGCGCCAAGGGTGCCGACGTCGAGCTTGCCAAGTCGAACATCCTGCTCGTCGGTCCGACGGGCTGCGGCAAGACGCTGTTGGCGCAGACGCTGGCGCGTATCCTCGACGTGCCGTTCACCATGGCCGATGCGACGACGCTGACTGAAGCGGGCTATGTCGGCGAGGATGTCGAGAACATCATCCTGAAGCTGCTTCAGGCGTCCGATTATAATGTCGAGCGAGCGCAGCGCGGCATCGTCTACATCGACGAGATCGACAAGATCAGCCGCAAGGCCGAAAACCCGTCGATCACCCGCGACGTGTCGGGCGAGGGCGTGCAGCAGGCGCTGCTCAAGCTGATGGAAGGCACCACCGCCAGCGTGCCGCCGCAGGGCGGGCGCAAGCATCCGCAGCAGGAATTCCTGCAGGTCGACACGACGAACATCCTGTTCATCTGCGGCGGTGCGTTCTCGGGTCTCGAAAAGATCATCGGCGACCGCTTGCAGGGCAAGTCGATCGGCTTCGGCGCCTATGTGGCGGCGCCCGAAGAGCGTCGGACCGGCGAGATGCTGCGCCAGACCGAGCCGGAAGATCTGTTGAAGTTCGGCCTGATCCCCGAATTCGTCGGACGTCTGCCGGTGATCGCGACGCTCGAAGACCTCGACATCGATGCGCTGGTGAAGATCTTGAAGGAGCCGAAGAACGCGCTGGTGAAGCAATACCAGAAGCTGTTCGAGATGGAATCGGTCGACCTTGGCTTCACCGACGAGGCGTTGGTCGCGGTCGCCAAGAAGGGCATCGAGCGCAAGACGGGCGCGCGCGGCCTCCGCTCGATTCTGGAGGCGATCCTGCTCGACACCATGTTCGACCTGCCGGGCATGGACGGCGTCGACGAGGTGATGATCGACAAGGATGTGATCGAAGGCCGGAAGGAACCGATCCGCGTCTATGCCGAGAAGAAGAAGGACGGCGCGGGCGCTGCCGCCTGACCGGCCGGGTCGATATGAAACACCAGGGGGCGTCGCGCGAGCGGCGCCCTTTTTGGTGTGCGCTGCTGCCCCTCCGTTCCGTCGCAGCGACGAGGCAAGGGATCGATCGCCGGGACGCGGTCATCCCGCCCCGCGCATGTCCCCGGGTCGCGAGGGTCGCGGAAGATGACGGGATGCGGCGGTATCGAAGCGGCCACCCGTTTGTCTCACCCGACGTTAATACCGGCCGGGCCAGGACCGGCCGACAACCGACAGGACGACGATGGCAGCGACGAGGATCGAACCGGCACCGGTAATTAGTTCGGGATGGCAAGGGGGCAGGGGACCGCTCGCCATCCTGCCGCTCCCGCTGTTCCGCGACACGCGACCCTGGTTGGCGATCCTGCTCGGCTGGGTGTTGACGATCGTCGGGAGCACCATGCTCAGCTATGTCATCGCGTGGCTGGCGCCCGACAACGCCGGTCCCGAGCTGGGCGATACCTCGGCGCCGGTGAAGCTGTTCCTGATCGCAGGCTTCAGCCCGGTGGTCGAGACGCTCATCATGGCCGCCATCCTCGCGATCCTGCTGCGCCTGCTCGCCGGATGGCAGGCGGTGATTGCCAGCGCGGCGATCTGGGGCGTATTGCACAGCCTCGCCTCGCCGTGGTGGGGCGCGGTGATCTGGTGGCCGTTCCTGATCTTCTCGACCCTGTACGTCACCTGGCGGCCGCATGGCTTCTGGAAGGCGGTCGGTATCGTCATCGCCGTCCACGTGCTGCAGAACCTGTTCCCGGCGCTGCTGATCGTCCTGCGCGGCTGAGCCGCACCATGTCACCGCCACATTGCCGCGGCATGGTGCCGTCGTCGTTCGCGCCGGGAGTGTCGTGATGTCCATGCATAGCTGGTGGCTGTTCGTCGCCGCGATCTTCCTGCTGTGCGGCACGCCGGGGCCGAACATGCTCCACGTCCTGTCGCGCAGCGTCGATTTCGGCGTGCGGCGGAGCGTGGCGGCGATGGCGGGATGCCTGTCGGCGCTGGTCCTGGTGCTGACCGCATCCGCCGCGGGGCTGACCACCGTGCTGCTGGCGGTGCCCGGCGCCTTCGACGTCCTGCGCTATGGCGGGGTGGCGTACCTGCTGTACCTCGGGATCAAGGCCTGGCGCCATGGCGGCGCCGCGGTCGATGGCGGCGAGATGCCGGCGCCGAGCCGCTTTGCCGCACTGACGCCGGCGCAATTGTTCCGCAGCGGTTTCCTGATCAGCGTCAGCAACCCCAAGCTGATCCTGTTCGCCGCGGCGTTCCTGCCGCAATTCGTCGATCGCGACATGCCGCAGGCCCCGCAGTTCGCGATCCTGGTCGCGACGTTCGCGGTCGTCGAGAGCATCTGGTATGCGATCTACGCCATCGGCGGCCGGTCGCTGTCCCGATATCTCGTCCGGCCGACGCTGCGGCGTACGTTCGATCGCATCACGGGCGGCATCTTCATCGTGTTCGGTCTGGCGTTGCTGCGGATAAAGCCGGCCTGAGCCGGCCTTTCATCGCGATCGATCGGGCCTTGCGAGCCGTTGCGATCACGCGCCGCTATGTGACGAAAGGTAAACCGCGGGGGCCAGGTCCCGCCCGCCGCGGACCTTTCCGCCGACGCAAGCATTGGCCTTGCGTAACGACATCCGGGGGACCGACATGGCCGCAGCCGCGCACGACGACATGACCGCCGATCGACCGGCAAAGGGCTGGTTCGGCCTGCCGCCGTGGACGATTCTGTTCCCGGCGCTGGGGATCCCTGCGGTGTTGCTGTCGGTCTATGCGATGGGGACGATCGGGACGATCGTCGCCGCGCTGATCCTGATTGGATCGGTCGTCGCCGCCGTCCATCACGCGGAGGTCGTCGCGCACCGTGTCGGCGAACCGTTCGGGACGCTGGTGCTGGCCGTCGCGGTGACGGTGATCGAGGTGTCGCTGATCGTCTCGCTGATGCTGTCCGGATCGGGCGACGTCGCGGCGCTGGCGCGCGACACCGTGTTCGCCGCGATCATGATCATCCTCAACTTTATCATCGGCGTGTGCCTGCTGACCGGCGGGCTGAAGCACGGCGAACAGCGTTTCACGTTGCGCGGGATCAGCGCCGCGCTGGCGACGTTGGCGGCGCTGGTCGTGCTGGCGCTGATCCTGCCCAATTACACGACCAGCGGGGCGGGGTCGACCTATGCGCCATCACAGCTGATCTTCGTCGCGGTCGTCAGCCTCGTCCTCTACGGCACGTTCGTGCTGGTGCAGACGGTGCGTCACCGCGATTACTTCCTGCCGGCGGGCGACGTCGAGCCGGAAGCGCATGCCGCCCCGCCGAGCGACCGGACCGCGTGGACATCGTTCGGCATCCTGCTCGTCGCGCTGGTCGTCGTCGTGATGCTCGCCAAGGGCCTGTCGGTCCGGGTCGAGGAGGCGATCCTCGCCGCCGGCCTGCCGCTGGCGATCGTCGGTGTGGTGATCGCCGCGCTCGTGCTCGCACCCGAAAGCCTCGCGGCCTATAACGCGGCGCGGCGCGACCGATTGCAGACCAGCCTCAACCTCGCGCTCGGATCGGCACTGGCGACGATCGGACTGACCATTCCGGCGGTGGCGATCGTCAGCCTGATGCTCGGCCTGCCGCTGGCGCTGGGGATCGGGGCGAAGGGCATGACCCTGCTCGCGCTGTCGTTGTTCGTCACGACGATCTCGCTCGGCACCGGGCGGACGACGGTGCTGCAAGGTGTCGTCCACCTGGTGATATTCGCCGCATATCTGTTCACCACGGTCATTCCGTGAGCGTGCGGCCGGTTCGTCGGCGCATCCTTCGGGGAAGGACGTCAGCGGTCGGGATCGTGACGACCGGTCAAAACACGCTGGGCAGAAAGCGTTTCACCCGTCCGGCATAATCCTCGTACGCCACGCCGAACGCCGCGTGCAGCAGTCGCTCTTCGATGCGCACGCGCAGCCACGTTCCCAGCCCGTAGAGGGGCAGCGCGATCAGCAGCCGCGGCAGCCGCCCGGTCGCCACGGCGGCGGCGACGACCACCAGCGCCAGTGCGGTGTAGATCGGGTGCCGGATGTGCGCGAACGGTCCGCGCGTCACCAGCTGATGGTCGCTGCGGACCCGTGCGACGAGGCTCCAGTTGTGCCCCATCGCTGCGGTAGACCAGAGGAACAGCGCCAGCGCGACGGCAAACAGCAGGGCGGTGACGATCGCTGCGCCGATCGCCGCGGTGCCGAGCGGATCGAGCGTCACCCGGACCTGTCCCCACATCACCGTGAAGACCGCCGCTCCTTGCAGCGCGATCCCGTTCGTCGACATCGCATCGCGCCTGGCGGCGACCTCACGCGGGCGGCGCCAGCGTGCCGCGACCAGGGCGATGGCGAACAGCAGCAGACCGGTGGCGAGTGCCGCGATGCCCGGCAGGCCGGCGGCCCCGCTCATCGCGCCCGCTGCCGGCTGGCGAGCCACAGTCCGGCGGCGATCTGCGCCACCGCATATAGCCGCCGCCGTCCCGGCCGATCCACGAACGGCGCCACCACCGCCTCGGTGCCGAGCGCATCGCGTTTCCACAGGTCGACGTGCCGGCGTGGCTGGGCGAGGCCGATCAGCCCATCGCCGACCATGAAGATCGCCGCCATCTCGGCGCCGCGGGCGAACCAGGGGGTCATGCGGTCACGCTCCTCCAGAGTGGTGTCGTCATTCCGATGCGTTCGTCACCCCGGACTGGTTCCGGGGTGACGGGGGCGGCTGGGGTGGCGTTGTGGCTATGCCCGCCCGTCATTTCGCCGGCTTCTGTTCGGCCTTCCACGCCTGGAAGGCATCAACCGCGTCGTCCTGCTTCAAGATGCGCGCCATCGGATCGACCACGATATGCGCGCCCTCCGGCACGGTGATCGTGGCGATGCCGCCGGTCATCGCGACCTTCTGCACGACATCGTCCACCGCCACCTCGACCGGCAGCGGAAAGGGCTTTGGCGTCGGCGTCACCCATTTCAGCGTCAGCTGGGTCGCGTTGCGGTTGACCACCAGCCTGGGCAGCGCCGCCTGGTAGAGATAGACGTCGAAGAACCACTGCCAGTCCTGCCCCGTCACCTGCTTCACATAGGCGATGAATTCGGGCGTGGTGCGGAACAGCGGCTGGAAATTACCCGGTGCGGGATCGGTACGGCCGTAGACGGTCAGCCGCAGGATGTCGCGAAAGGCTGCATCGCCGATCGCGTTGCGCAGCGTGTGGAGGACCCAGGCGCCCTTGTAATAGATATCGCCGCCGCGCCCCGGCGACTTCTTGTACACCTCGTCGGCGGTCTGCGGCTTGCCGGTGACCAGCGCCGACTGGGCGACGATCTTGGTCCGCATATCCAGCATCATCGCCGCGTAGCGGGCATCGCCCTCACGCCAGCGGCCGTAGAGCGGCTGCATATATTCGGTGAATCCCTCGTGCAGCCAGAAATCGTCCCAATTGGGCGCGGTCATCTGGTTGGCGAACCATTCGTGGCCGAATTCGTGCTGGAACAGCCAGTCGAACCCCTCCGGCGCCTTGGCGTATTTGTTGCCATAGGCGTTGATCGTCTGGTGCTCCATGCCCAGGTGCGGGGTCTCGACCACGCCGACCTTCTCGCTGGCGAAGGGGTAGGGGCCGACGGTGCTTTCGTAGAAGTCGAGTACCGGGGCGAATTCGGCGAACAGCTTTTCCGCCTTGGGTTTCTCGCCGGGCAGGTACCAATAGAACATCGGTATGTCGTTGCCGTACTTGCTCTTGTAGCTGCCGTTCAGCTCTTCGTACGGCCCGACGTTGAGGGCGATCGAATAAGGGTTGGGATGCGCGACTTCCCAGTTCCACGTCGTCCGGCCGTCGTCGATCTGGTCGACGCCCAGCAGCTTGCCGTTCGACGGCGCCTTCAGCCCCTTCGGCACGGTGATGTGCAGCGTCACCTTCTGCGGTTCGTAGGTCGGATAGTCGATGCACGGCCAGAACAGGTCGCAACCCTCATTCTGTACCGCGGTCGCGATCCAGGGCTGGCCCTCCGGCGTCTTCGCCCAGACGAAGCCGCCGTCCCATGGCGCTCGCACCGCGGTGTGCGGGCGCCCGCCATAGGTGATCTTGACGACGGGCTTGGCGTCCTTCGGCAGCTTTTTCAGCAGTTTGATCGTCATCCGGCCTTCCGGGTTGGCGAAGCTCGCCGGATCGACGCCATCGACCGTCACCGCGGTCACGGTATAGTTCCTGTCGAGATCGACGACGATCCTGTCGGTCTTTTCCAGCACCGTGAAGGCAAGCGTGGCGGTGGCGTTGATGACCTCCCGCTCGGCATCCACCTCGATCTGCAGGTCGGCGGTGTCGAACGTCAGCCGCTTCTGCGCCGGGTCGAGCGGGCCGCCCGATGCCGCGGTCTGCGCGCTGAGCGGCGGCTTGCCCGGTTCGGCGGCGATGGCGCTCGTCGACAGCAGCAGCAAGGCGGCGAACGGCAGGCGAAGCGACATTCTGTACTCCCGGTTGGACGAAGGGGGTTTCGACGCTCGCCCCGCCGATGACAAGACCCGCCGTACCGCAGCCGTGACGATTGATGGATGCCGGCCGATCCCCATATAGTGTACCAAAGCCGCCCCGTTCGAAGCGGCACCGGAGTATCCATGACCATTTTCCCCGTTCTGCCGCTGCGCGATATCGTCGTCTTCCCGCACATGATCGTGCCGCTGTTCGTCGGACGCGACAAATCGGTCGCCGCGCTGGAAGCGGCGATGGGCGCCGACAAGGAGATATTCCTGGTCGCGCAGCTCGACCCTGCCGAGGACGATCCCAGCCGCGAGGACCTTTACGAGGTCGGTGTCACCGCCGCCGTGCTCCAGCTGCTCAAGCTGCCCGACGGCACCGTGCGCGTGCTGGTCGAGGGCAAGGCGCGCGGCCGGCTGGGTGAATTGACCGAGGGCGGCGATTATCTGCAGTCCACCGTCGAGATGATGGAGGAGCGCGAGGCCGAGGGGATCGAGGTCGAGGCGCTGATGCGTTCGACCGTCGAGCAGTTCGAGGCCTATGCCAAGCTCAACAAGAAGCTGCCGGCGGAAACCGCGGTGCAGCTGTCCGAACTGGTCGACGCCGCCAAGCTGTCCGATGCGATCATGGCGAACGTCCAGGTGAAGGTCGCCGACAAGCAGGCGCTGCTGGTCGAGCCCGATCCCGTCAAGCGGCTCGAGATGGCCTATGCGCTGATGGAGGGCGAACTCGGCGTCCTGCACGTCGAGAAGAAGATCAAGAGCCGCGTCAAGCGCCAGATGGAGAAGACGCAGCGCGAATATTACCTCAACGAGCAGCTGAAAGCGATCCAGCGTGAGCTGGGCAACAGCGACGACGAGAGCGATGGCGACGAGATCGCCGAGCTGACGCAGAAGATCGCCACGCTGAAGCTCAGCAAGGAGGCGCGGACCAAGGCGACGTCGGAGCTGAAGAAGCTGAAGACGATGGCGCCGATGAGCGCCGAGGCGACGGTGGTGCGCAACTATCTCGACGTGCTGCTCGGCCTGCCATGGGGCAAGAAGTCCAAAATCAAGAAGGACATCGCCGCAGCGCAGGCGGTGCTGGACGAGGATCATTACGCGCTGGAAAAGGTGAAGGACCGGATCGTCGAATATCTCGGCGTGCAGGCGCGCACCAACAAGCTCAAGGGCCCGATCCTGTGCCTCGTCGGCCCGCCCGGCGTCGGCAAGACCTCGCTGGGCAAGAGCATCGCCAAGGCGACGGGGCGCGAATTCATCCGCCAGTCGCTGGGCGGCGTGCGCGACGAGGCCGAGATCCGCGGCCACCGCCGCACCTATATCGGCTCGCTGCCGGGCAAGATCGTCACCAACCTCAAGAAGGCGGGAACCAGCAACCCGCTGTTCCTGCTCGACGAGATCGACAAGCTCGGCCAGGATTTCCGCGGTGACCCGGCCTCGGCGCTGCTCGAGGTCCTCGACCCCGAACAGAACGGCAAGTTCAACGACCAT
The sequence above is a segment of the Sphingomonas insulae genome. Coding sequences within it:
- the lon gene encoding endopeptidase La is translated as MTIFPVLPLRDIVVFPHMIVPLFVGRDKSVAALEAAMGADKEIFLVAQLDPAEDDPSREDLYEVGVTAAVLQLLKLPDGTVRVLVEGKARGRLGELTEGGDYLQSTVEMMEEREAEGIEVEALMRSTVEQFEAYAKLNKKLPAETAVQLSELVDAAKLSDAIMANVQVKVADKQALLVEPDPVKRLEMAYALMEGELGVLHVEKKIKSRVKRQMEKTQREYYLNEQLKAIQRELGNSDDESDGDEIAELTQKIATLKLSKEARTKATSELKKLKTMAPMSAEATVVRNYLDVLLGLPWGKKSKIKKDIAAAQAVLDEDHYALEKVKDRIVEYLGVQARTNKLKGPILCLVGPPGVGKTSLGKSIAKATGREFIRQSLGGVRDEAEIRGHRRTYIGSLPGKIVTNLKKAGTSNPLFLLDEIDKLGQDFRGDPASALLEVLDPEQNGKFNDHYLEIDIDLSDVMFVCTANTLNLPQPLLDRMEIIRLEGYTEDEKVEIAKGHLIEKQIEAHGLKAGEFTLTDEGLRALIQKYTREAGVRTLEREIAKLARKSLRQILEGKVTSVTITPDNLHEFAGVQKYRHGLGETEHQIGAVTGLAWTEVGGELLTIESVTVPGKGAVKTTGKLGDVMKESVQAAFSFVQARSPSYGIKPSLFHRKDIHIHLPEGAVPKDGPSAGIGLVVSIVSTLTGVSVKKDVAMTGEVTLRGRVLPIGGLKEKLLAALRGGITTVLIPQENEKDLADIPQNIKDGLAIIPVSHVDEVLRLALTEPLEAIDWTDADELAALPPAGVAPAGGELHH